TCATCATaagtattcttgttttacttatgcatagcctgatcaactatgcctaattaaaaatttaatatggatGATCGAAATAGTTGTTTAAGGAATATTAAAAggagtcttttgaaaataaagctttaaaaacgattcttggtgcaaaagatacataaccaaatccaatgttcgcattacttattagaacccttagttaataCCCCCACTTGCTAGCATTACTTTGCCTATTTAGACATAATGCACAAGTTAAATTCTAGTCATTTCGTTGATTCTAAATGGTCGTGTGGGTCATGAGTGTCGAGTTGGTCGTTGATAGTCTTACTAATTATTGTTGGGTACGTCGGTGGTGGAGTTCATAATGTTTTCGGTTTGTCAAGCTTGTGATTCGTAAGTCGAATTGGTTGGTTGTCGTCAAATGATAAGGTCGTCTCGGTCCGTCCAGTCGTCTTGCTGTCCGCAAATGGTCACATGGGTCCAATGGTCAGTCGGTTGCAAATGGTCGTCTAAGCGTCAAGTGGAGTCGTCATCTATGCTTTATGTGACTTGTGTAGAATATTATGTCGCAAAGGAGTGAAGCCTCAAGAAACTCCAATCAAGTAAGGACATTTATGCATTCGTGGACATGGTCAGGAGAGGCgacaagaacaagaagaagCGAGGAGACGGAGCCCACGATGGACTCCCAACAGCCCCCACAacgagaggaggaggaggagtccGAGCCCACGGAAGACCCATCAAATGGTGGTGGTGCTAGAAGCGTTGCTTCTAGCCAACCGGTACGTCGTTTGCCTACTCCACCACGGCCACCATCAGCCCCTAGAGCTCCCACACCGCCGAGACAAAATGCGGCCATGAATGTAACGATGGACGCTTCCCAACTCACGACCCATACTTCCATCCACGCCTCCCCCGCGATCATCCTTATCACCTTGGGCCAAGACTAGGAGAAAACCCCCACCGTCCCGTCTATGGAATACCCCTCCACCTCCCATGGGTATGACTCGGGAGGAAAGGGAACGAGTGTGGGACATAGCCGTGGGCTAAGGATGCCCGAGTGAGGGTTCGACATCAAGAAGTCATGATGGAAAGAACCTTGGGAGCCATGAGGCGAATGGGAGAAGATACCGGCATGGTAATAGATGGAGTGCGCCGGATTTATGAAGTGATATTCATAATGGGATGTATTCTTGCAGCGGTGTGTTCCATTGTGGTAGTTCTTGTGCTTAGGAAATGACCCTAAGGATGTTTTGTTCATGAACTTATTCGGTAgacaattatttgtactttgttgTGATTTCCTTGAACTTGTTTGTGATTGTGTGACTACGATCACTTGTTTGTGGGCttatggcaattttgtaaactgATGTTGAATCATTGGAATGGAAGCTTGATGCCTTTTTGCttttatatgatgtgttaatcTATGTGTGTTATGGTTATACTTGTTACAAAGTGAAAAGTTACAGCAGGAaatcagttctgaccacttttggtaAAACGGCCATATCTGGAGTTCTATTTGGTCTTTTGACCTGATTCCAATTGGAGATGAAATCTAACTCATGgggctacattttatattttatgagttttgcccAGTTCGTCCATCTTGGGTCACATTTTTGAGCTTCAAGTTCGTATACAGATTCTGGAAAAATCTGTCAAAAGGCCCAAAAACAAGGACATGCTTTAAGCTTACCCAaccacttgtaattcataatgATAAGTAGGTTGTGATTAAAGGAAGGAAAATGAATTTAGGAATATATAGGTATACCTATGCATACAAACGTGGCCTTATTACACTAAGTAACCTAAACGAACACGTGTGAGATCGGAAGTTGTGAGTCGGGTCCATGTCACATAATCCTTTATACAAAtgactaaactatgttctccttTGTAGAGACATGGCACCACGAAGGACCGTTGAAGAGACAAGCGCTGAGGCTAGACGCCAAGAGGAAGAAGCTCAACGAAGGGCTGAGTTGGCGACTCTCATATCTCAACAAATCAATGCTGCCATGCCAAACATTGCCACTCAAATCGCTGAGAACGTGACTGCTACCATCAACTTGGCAAGAAGGCAAGAAGGTGGAGGAAACGCCACTGACCGAAATGCTTACAAGACTTTTACGTCTTGCAACCCCAAAGAGTTCTATGGGACGGAGGGTCCCGTTGGGTTACTTACTTGGTTTCAAAGCATGGAGGCAATCCTAAATATCATTGATTGTGCGCCAGCCGACCGCGTCAAGTTTGCGGCAAGTAAGCTCCAGGGGAGGGCACTCACAtggtggaacctccaagtcacCACGAGGGTGCCGCCACGATGAATGCTTTGACCTGGGAGCAGCTCAAGGAGGAATTGAAAAGGGAGTATTGCCCTAGACCTGCCGTCCAAAAGCTGGAAATTGAGTTTTGGAACCATGCCATGAAAGGAATGGAGTTAGAGACATATGCGATTCGTTTTCACGAGTTGTGTGTGCTGGTACCTGATATGGTGACTACTGAAGCCAAGAAAGTTGAGAGGTATATTTACGGATTGGTACCGGAAGTAAGATTGATGGTCACGGCAGCAAACCCCACCACACTGGAAGAAGCAATAAGTTTGTCAACAAGATTGGTTAATGACTTGGTCAGGACTGGGAAATACTCGCGAGGCGAGTCAAGTTCAAGGCAAGGAGGAGGAAGCCGATTTGGTGATCGTAAGGAATGGGCCTGATAAAAGGCAAAAGATTGTAAGGAATTATGGAATCACCAATGGTGCGGCACAAAGATGTAACCGATGTGGCAACACCCATCAGGGGAATGTAGGCTATGCTCGATTTGCCGCTCATTTGGACACCTTGCTGCCACTTGCCGTAGGGGAACAAGAGTTGGAGGAAACCGGGGAACTTGTCATGAATGTGGAAGCACGGAGCATTGGAGGAATGCTTGTCCTAGGTTGGGACGAGCTCAAGGCAATCGAGGGAATGGAAATGGAAACCGTGGCAACTATAGGAATGTTGGAATCGTGGGAACCAAGCAAACCGAGGCAATAATGGGAATCAAGTGAACCGAGGTAATGGAGGAAATCAAGCAAACAATGGGAATCAAGGAATCAATGCCAACCAGAATCGTGGGAACCAAGGAGGTCAAGCTAGAGGACGCGTGTATGCAATGGGTGCGAATGAGGCACGTGATGACCCAAATGTCATCGTAGGTACGTTTCCATTAATAATGTTTATGCCTCTATGCtatttgattctggagccgaaagaagttttatttcttttgaatttaaggaaatgattggtaagaaacctagtgagcttgatgaaacttactatatcgaatatgctaatggaaacgagtataAGGCCaaggaaattatttttgattgtatGTTGACTTTAGACGAGGAGgattatagtatagacttgattcccattgagataggaagttttgatgtgatagtaggaatggattggttgtctaagATGCGTGCAgaaatactttgccatgaaaagGTCATTAAAATTCCCTTAGATAATGATGAGGTGCTTATAATACAAGCCATAGGGCGGGGGTCCAAccaagatagtgtcatctatgaaagtaaggaaatatttacgtaaggaatatcacacatacttggcacaagtagtggataagcaagtaaaaagtaaggaccctcataaggtcatggtggttagggactttctagatgtgttccctgacgaactacctggactcccacccacgaggcaggtggagtttatgattgatttagttcccgggcagcccccgtagctaaagcaccgtacaggttagcgccctccgagatgcgagaactttctgagcaattgcaagaattgcttgataaggcttaatccaacctagttcttcgccatggggtgctccaattctttttgtcaaaaagaaagatgatctctgaggatgtgcatagactatagggagttgaataagctgacgatcaagaataggtatccgctgccacgaatagacgatttgttcgatcaacttcaaggagcgtcgcatttctcgaaaatcgatcttagatccggctatcatcagttgagggtacgagaagaagatgtacctaaaacggcTTTCAGAACGCGCTATGGGCATTACGAGtttctggtgatgccatttggtctcacaaatgcgcccgccgttttcatggatctaatgaaccgaatttgtaggccatacttggacaaattcgtcatagtattcattgatgatattttgatatattctcGTAGTAAGGATGAACATGAGAAGCATTTAAGAATAATATTGCAATTACTTAGAGACGAGAAGTTGTAtgctaagttttctaagtgtgaattttggctccgcCAAGTTCAATTCCTTGGACATCTCGTAGACGAAAAGGAATTCATGTCGACCCATCTAAGATAGAGGCGATTAAGAAGTGGGAGGCACCAAAGACGCCAACGGAAGTGCGTAGCTTCCTAGGATTGGCAGGTTATTATCGAAGattcatccaaggattctcCAAAATTGCGGTACCTCtgacccaattgacccaaaagTCAAGAGAATTCATATGGGGTGAAGAACAAGAGCAAGCGTTCCAAacgcttaagaacatgttgtgtgaagcacccatactagcgttgccggatggaatggaaggatttgtggtatattgtgatgcgtcgAATAAAGGACTTGGATGCGTGCTTATGCAAAGAGACAAGGTCATTGCCTACGCGTCTAGACAATTGAAGCCACATGAGAAAAATTATTCGACACACGATCTGGAGTTAGGAGCCGTAGTATTCGCCTTGAAGATATGgcgacattatctctatggcactaaaTGCACATATTCACCGACCACAAAAGCttgcaacacatctttgatcaaaagatgttgaatatgaggcaaaggagatggatggagcTGCTGAATGACTATGAATGTGAAATCAAGTACCATCCGGGAAGGCAAACGTCGTTGCCGATGCACTTAGTAGGAAGGTGAATACTAAGGTGCCAAGGGCAAGAATCAGCTACTTACAAGTAAGAATGTCTCTAAGAGATCGTTTCTTAGGagaccaagcaaaggcctttgaaGGGAAGAACATTAAGGATGAAGCCTTGTGCGGtatggaaatgaggtttgacaAGGATGATGAAGGAATCTTATACTTCAGGGAAGAGCTTGGGTACCGAAGGTAAATGGTTTAAGGGATGTACTTATGAATGAGGCTCACAATACGAATATTCAATTCACCCAGGcgcggataagatgtatcaaggcctaagaaaggatttttggtggcctggaatgaaagGGGACGTAGCCCGATATGTGAGCCGATGCATGACTTGTGCGATGGTCAAAGCTGAGCACCAAAAGCCATCTGGTCTTTTAAAGCAGCCAGAGATtcccgaatggaagtgggagcaaatagcaatggacctagtgacaaaattgcctcgaacaaagaaaggtcatgatgctatatgggtgattgttgatcgtcttacgaaatcagcccatttcatccccatcaaagaagattggaACACCGAGCGCCTAGCTCGCTTGTACGTCGAGAAGATTGTAACACTACATGGCGTGcctttgtccataatatccgatcgggatggtagatttacctcacgtTTTTGGGGTCACGTGCAAGAAGCTATGGGCACAACACTAGCATTAAGCACGGCTTACCACcctcaaacggatggacaaagtgagcgaACAATACAAACGTTGGAGGATATGTTAAGAGCCTGTGCATTAGAATTTAGTGGAAGCTGGGATGAGCACTTGCCTTATGCtgaatttacatacaataatagctatcactctagcatacaatgtgcaccgtttgaagctttatatggaCGCAAGTGTAGGTCTCCGATGTGTTGGATAGAGACGGGCGAAAGAAGTCTAGCTACCGTCGATTTTGTCCAAGAAACAACGGACAAAGTAGCtatcattaaagaaaagcttaaagccgcCAGAGATCGGCAAAAGAGTTATGCGGATCAAAGAAGGAAGCCCCTAGAATTTGAAGTCGGCGACAAAGTGCTCCTAAAGGTGTCGCCATGGAAAGGAACAGTGAGATTTGGTAAGAGAGGAAAGTTAAGTCCTCGATACATTGGGCCATTTGAAATTGTGGCTAGAATAGGCCCTGTGGCCTATAAGTTGAAATTACCCCAAGAATTGGGAGATGTTCATGACACTTTCCATGTGTCAAATTTAAAGAAATGCGTGGCGGATGATTCGAAAGTAGTTCCACTCGAGGAACTACGAATGGAAGATAAGCTCCAATTTCGCGAGGAACCAATAGAAGTTCTTGACCGCGATGAGAAACGCCTTAAGAGGAGCAAGATCCCTATAGTTAAAGTCAGATGGGATACAAAGCGCGGACCCGAATTTACATGGGAGCGCGAGGACTTCATACGTGAGAAATATCCGCACTTACTCCCTAAGCAAACTCAAATTCCGGGACGGAATTCTTCTAAGGGggtaaggatgtaacaaccgtacttttaatattatatatgtgctagttaggttgtctacgttcccgcaagccatagttatacttgaagctagtaggtaatgccccaaattagtaatctaaagctattgattaattctaaattcaatttaataaaatacgattgaacaaaaaccttaatgatcaaatcaagttataattaataaagcgagtctcacaagttgagataacaattagaaatccttataaatatccaacaaattGTACCATCAatccaactaaataatatttggtcaCAAGAAATGTCatgaacaacttaaaaatattataactcataaagcatataaaagtgtttaaaaatctctaagtgtatatatatatgcttaaaataaatacaagaatgcaactaataagccatgtaacaaatttaaaacacaaaaatgtatacatacatacacatatacatgaCACACACATAGACATATGCTAGGATAAGCATGCATTTATATTACAACTAAACTTACATtacacttataaaacaaacacaaatatatatacatacaacaaatatacttacacaacttttaaaaaaaaaaaaaaaaaggggaaaaCCCCTTGAATACCCCATGTggccgtccccccccccccccctcatcacacacacatacatcacCATTTTGAAATATACATGCACACTCTTTGTCTTGGAACTTCCACTTTTCACACACACTTCACATACATCATTTTCTCCCAAGAAAAACTCTTCCATACTcttcctttctctctcaaaaacggCAGCCATCAAGGGAGCAAGAACAAGGCAAAAatccaacttaaacttatactaataataaggtTTAGGCTAGATTAATAAAGGTTGATTcaagcatagtttaagggttgtattaGGGCTTGAATAGGGTTGTTGGAGGCCATATTAGTCACGAAAATCTGCCCTTTTTCCATCTCCAAAAAGTGTCcttcaagggtataatcttcatctctttacttgcttaatcttgtttatgttcatattaaaaaggtttcatcgaaagattttattttctttatgttttctttatgaatcttcaagtttcctttcaaatatacacttaatgagggcaaagttgatatggtttttctcctcatgctcatgcatgttgaatctatGAAGAAAAGTCCAATGATTcgactagtttaagacccaaaagtgtggttgTGTGTTTAATAGTCttagatatgatttttcctttgaaaaatggttatattcatacatattatgaaggtaatatttctggaaatatttataaaatatagattttattgataaagtgttggatctatgaaagtta
The sequence above is drawn from the Erigeron canadensis isolate Cc75 chromosome 4, C_canadensis_v1, whole genome shotgun sequence genome and encodes:
- the LOC122597071 gene encoding uncharacterized protein LOC122597071 produces the protein MCIDYRELNKLTIKNRYPLPRIDDLFDQLQGASHFSKIDLRSGYHQLRVREEDVPKTAFRTRYGHYEFLVMPFGLTNAPAVFMDLMNRICRPYLDKFVIVFIDDILIYSRSKDEHEKHLRIILQLLRDEKLYAKFSKRKGIHVDPSKIEAIKKWEAPKTPTEVRSFLGLAGYYRRFIQGFSKIAVPLTQLTQKSREFIWGEEQEQAFQTLKNMLCEAPILALPANVVADALSRKVNTKVPRARISYLQVRMSLRDRFLGDQAKAFEGKNIKDEALCGMEMRFDKDDEGILYFREELGYRRSPMCWIETGERSLATVDFVQETTDKVAIIKEKLKAARDRQKSYADQRRKPLEFEVGDKVLLKVSPWKGTVRFGKRGKLSPRYIGPFEIVARIGPVAYKLKLPQELGDVHDTFHVSNLKKCVADDSKVVPLEELRMEDKLQFREEPIEVLDRDEKRLKRSKIPIVKVRWDTKRGPEFTWEREDFIREKYPHLLPKQTQIPGRNSSKGVRM